A genomic segment from Falsibacillus pallidus encodes:
- a CDS encoding acyl-CoA thioesterase/bile acid-CoA:amino acid N-acyltransferase family protein yields MVGNKPWIQVDRMTSLVDSPINIRILDVEPQKEVTIKAHRAVEGEKIFHFSSFATFISDDMGQIDLNKQAPVRGTYSGTDGMGLFWSLEVSKIEEKVENLTSNSSPDILPPQKFTLSLEIDEQVVNEIQIERLWKAENVERRSIRENGLIATLFSNKDGKPRPAVIMLGGSEGGLNEFQGSLLASHGFTVLVLAYFGIDHLPKRLVEIPLEYIETAIEWMKDCQEVKKGWLGIHGVSRGSELALLSASLFHDIKAVVSLNGSSILFSGIVSWTEEQTLPPAWTYKGEPLPYATPCNPVKAALECREMSQKKTGDPIARWYKALTEDPDIVDKATIHVENINGPMLLISGEEDVTLEFSKKAVERLKNHSFKEFYNHLIYTGAGHSIGIPYVFCNGEKKESMARASADSWRKTIEFFSESFRKYEQIRN; encoded by the coding sequence ATGGTCGGAAATAAACCTTGGATACAAGTGGATAGGATGACGTCATTAGTCGATTCACCGATAAACATAAGGATTTTGGATGTCGAACCACAAAAAGAGGTAACAATTAAGGCTCATAGAGCTGTGGAAGGAGAAAAAATCTTTCACTTTTCTTCATTTGCCACTTTTATCTCTGACGATATGGGGCAAATTGATTTAAACAAACAAGCACCAGTAAGGGGTACCTATTCAGGCACAGATGGAATGGGGCTTTTTTGGTCTCTTGAGGTAAGTAAAATTGAAGAAAAGGTAGAGAATCTTACTTCAAATTCATCACCAGATATACTGCCACCGCAAAAGTTTACTCTTTCCCTTGAAATCGATGAGCAAGTGGTGAACGAAATACAAATTGAACGTCTATGGAAAGCAGAAAATGTTGAAAGAAGATCAATCAGAGAAAATGGGCTTATCGCCACACTTTTTTCAAACAAAGATGGAAAGCCACGACCAGCAGTAATCATGTTAGGCGGCTCAGAAGGAGGCTTAAATGAGTTCCAAGGAAGTTTATTAGCTTCGCATGGGTTTACGGTTTTAGTCCTTGCCTACTTTGGAATCGATCATTTGCCAAAGCGTTTAGTTGAAATACCTCTTGAGTATATTGAAACTGCAATTGAATGGATGAAAGATTGTCAGGAAGTTAAAAAAGGTTGGTTAGGAATACACGGGGTTTCCCGTGGAAGCGAACTTGCGCTGCTTTCTGCCAGTTTATTTCATGATATTAAAGCAGTTGTTTCATTGAATGGGTCTTCCATTTTATTCAGCGGCATCGTTTCTTGGACAGAAGAACAAACGCTGCCTCCAGCTTGGACCTATAAAGGGGAGCCGCTTCCATATGCAACTCCCTGCAATCCAGTTAAAGCTGCATTGGAATGCCGGGAAATGTCTCAGAAAAAAACAGGAGATCCGATAGCAAGGTGGTACAAAGCATTAACTGAGGATCCAGACATAGTGGATAAAGCTACGATTCATGTTGAAAACATTAATGGCCCAATGTTGCTTATATCTGGTGAAGAAGATGTCACCCTGGAATTCTCTAAAAAGGCTGTGGAGAGGTTGAAGAATCACAGCTTTAAAGAATTTTATAATCATCTCATTTACACGGGTGCAGGTCATTCGATTGGGATTCCCTACGTGTTTTGTAATGGTGAAAAAAAAGAATCGATGGCTAGAGCGAGCGCTGATTCTTGGAGGAAAACGATTGAGTTTTTTAGTGAAAGTTTTAGGAAGTATGAACAGATACGGAATTGA
- a CDS encoding GNAT family N-acetyltransferase — MAQLPKVYLRELSLDDTDDRYQWCLDREVTKHLNMPDRYPPFSREETHTWIEMCINKTNGYEQKAILAEDGKHIGWIDLKNIDRLNKHAELGIAIGDKNYWGRGYGLSAMHEMLHWGFKYLDLNKIWLRVEVDNDKAIKSYKKMGYVDEGVLRQDRFRNGEYVDRLRMSILKEEFFR; from the coding sequence ATGGCCCAATTACCTAAAGTATATTTAAGGGAACTTTCATTAGATGACACAGATGATCGCTATCAATGGTGTTTAGACAGGGAAGTAACAAAACATCTAAATATGCCAGATAGGTATCCGCCTTTCAGTAGAGAAGAAACTCATACCTGGATTGAAATGTGCATCAATAAGACGAATGGGTATGAACAAAAAGCGATTTTGGCCGAAGACGGTAAACACATTGGCTGGATAGACTTAAAAAATATCGATCGGTTAAACAAACATGCAGAACTTGGAATCGCCATCGGGGATAAGAACTATTGGGGTAGAGGATACGGGCTATCGGCTATGCATGAAATGCTTCATTGGGGTTTTAAATATTTGGATCTTAACAAGATATGGCTGAGAGTAGAGGTTGATAATGACAAGGCGATTAAGTCATATAAGAAAATGGGATACGTGGATGAAGGGGTTCTTAGACAAGATCGATTTAGAAACGGAGAGTATGTTGATCGTTTGCGAATGAGCATCCTTAAAGAAGAGTTTTTTCGTTGA
- a CDS encoding DUF6176 family protein, protein MKVELSKFRVKKGKTDKVDEWMKLLNDHMDKVLLTLKDEKMHVETIFREKNESGEYLYWFSIQGEGGSDVEESNHEIDKKHLEFWRECIDENYAEVSITPKVIMIPENLKNMMN, encoded by the coding sequence ATGAAAGTAGAATTAAGTAAATTTAGAGTAAAAAAAGGAAAGACGGACAAAGTGGATGAATGGATGAAACTTCTTAATGATCATATGGATAAAGTCCTTCTTACGCTGAAAGATGAAAAAATGCACGTGGAAACGATCTTTCGGGAAAAAAATGAATCTGGAGAATATCTTTATTGGTTTTCGATTCAAGGTGAAGGAGGATCTGATGTAGAGGAATCCAATCATGAAATTGATAAAAAGCATTTAGAATTTTGGAGGGAATGCATTGATGAAAACTATGCAGAGGTATCAATAACACCTAAAGTGATCATGATTCCTGAAAACTTAAAAAATATGATGAATTAA
- a CDS encoding PTS mannitol transporter subunit IICBA, with translation MEQSTVKVKIQKFGNFLSSMVLPNIGAFIAWGLITALFIPTGFFPNESLAKLVGPMVSYLLPLLIGYTGGKLVHDQRGGVVGAIATMGVIVGAPDTPMFLGAMVMGPLGAYLMKKFDKLIEGKVRAGFEMLVNNFSAGILGGILAILAFLGVGPAVDWFTNLLVQGVDWLVGAGLLPLTSILIEPAKILFLNNAINHGVLSPIGLEQVQHAGKSVLFLLEANPGPGLGVLLAFMLFGKGTAKQSAPGAAIIHFLGGIHEIYFPYVLMKPMLFFSVILGGMSGVFTLVMLGGGLVSPASPGSIIAIAAVTPPEGMAYVANFAAVIVAAVVSFIVSAIVLKSSKNQDENIEEATKKMQEMKGKKSSVAGQITSGSEGKLPEEVNKIVFACDAGMGSSAMGASLLRKKVKEAGLDVFVTNTSISNLPNDAQVVITQEELTPRAKSKLPNVYHISVDNFLSSPEYDKLIGSLQNGITEEQDELVETAETEAVGTEPQGDHDDDLLLEENIFMGMEFATKEEAIRFAGEALVKAGYVEESYVDAMMEREEITSTYMGNNVAIPHGTEDAKKAVIKSGFSVIQVPNGVEFNGEKAKLIFAIAGKDGTHLEILSSIAVICSEQENVDKMVQAKTAKELKDILNSN, from the coding sequence GTGGAACAATCAACTGTTAAAGTTAAAATACAGAAATTCGGTAACTTCTTAAGTTCAATGGTGCTTCCTAATATCGGAGCATTTATTGCATGGGGATTAATTACTGCCTTATTTATTCCAACTGGGTTCTTCCCAAATGAAAGCCTTGCCAAATTGGTCGGGCCAATGGTTTCTTACCTGTTGCCGCTTCTTATAGGGTATACAGGCGGTAAGCTTGTGCATGACCAGCGCGGAGGTGTAGTCGGTGCCATTGCGACAATGGGGGTCATAGTCGGTGCGCCTGATACACCGATGTTCTTAGGTGCTATGGTCATGGGGCCATTAGGTGCCTACTTGATGAAGAAATTTGATAAATTAATCGAAGGAAAAGTTCGTGCAGGATTTGAAATGCTCGTCAACAACTTTTCAGCAGGGATCCTTGGCGGAATTCTCGCCATCCTGGCATTCCTCGGAGTAGGTCCGGCAGTAGATTGGTTCACTAACCTCCTAGTTCAAGGAGTCGATTGGCTTGTTGGTGCAGGTCTATTGCCATTGACTAGCATCCTGATCGAACCAGCGAAAATTTTATTCTTGAACAATGCAATCAACCATGGTGTGCTTTCTCCAATCGGATTGGAACAGGTGCAGCATGCAGGTAAATCAGTACTATTCTTGCTCGAAGCGAACCCAGGACCGGGTCTTGGTGTATTGCTGGCATTCATGCTATTTGGAAAAGGGACAGCTAAGCAATCGGCACCTGGTGCTGCGATCATCCATTTCCTTGGGGGAATTCATGAAATCTATTTCCCATATGTATTGATGAAGCCAATGCTTTTCTTCTCCGTTATCCTTGGGGGAATGAGCGGTGTGTTCACACTTGTTATGCTAGGCGGCGGATTGGTGTCTCCTGCATCACCTGGAAGCATCATCGCCATTGCAGCTGTTACACCGCCTGAAGGTATGGCTTATGTTGCCAACTTTGCAGCTGTCATTGTCGCTGCTGTAGTTTCCTTTATCGTTTCGGCAATTGTGCTGAAATCCAGTAAGAATCAAGACGAAAATATCGAAGAAGCTACAAAGAAAATGCAGGAAATGAAAGGGAAGAAGAGCTCAGTTGCCGGTCAAATCACTTCCGGTTCAGAAGGGAAGCTTCCTGAAGAAGTAAATAAAATTGTATTCGCATGTGATGCCGGTATGGGATCCAGTGCAATGGGTGCGTCCCTTCTTCGCAAAAAAGTGAAGGAAGCAGGGTTGGATGTTTTCGTAACGAATACTTCTATCAGCAACCTGCCAAACGATGCCCAAGTGGTCATCACGCAGGAGGAATTGACTCCTCGTGCAAAGAGTAAATTGCCGAATGTCTATCACATTTCTGTAGACAATTTCCTTTCAAGCCCTGAGTATGACAAATTGATCGGAAGCCTGCAAAATGGCATCACCGAAGAGCAGGATGAACTCGTTGAGACTGCTGAAACAGAAGCTGTCGGCACGGAGCCTCAAGGTGATCACGACGACGATTTGCTGCTCGAAGAAAATATTTTTATGGGCATGGAATTCGCAACAAAAGAAGAAGCGATCCGTTTTGCCGGTGAGGCATTGGTGAAGGCAGGCTATGTGGAAGAAAGCTATGTAGACGCCATGATGGAGCGCGAGGAAATCACTTCTACCTATATGGGCAACAATGTGGCCATTCCACACGGTACGGAAGATGCGAAGAAAGCTGTCATTAAATCTGGATTCTCTGTCATTCAAGTGCCGAACGGTGTTGAGTTCAACGGAGAGAAGGCGAAGTTGATCTTTGCCATCGCCGGTAAAGACGGCACTCATCTTGAAATCCTGTCAAGCATCGCAGTCATCTGTTCTGAACAGGAGAATGTCGATAAAATGGTTCAAGCAAAAACGGCGAAAGAACTGAAAGATATCCTTAACAGTAACTAA
- a CDS encoding VOC family protein, which translates to MKIKGFGGVFLRTGNLEEIKKWYSDVLKINLEEWNGTIIKPEPGTETIFSLFADDDNYFPAEQPVMLNFQVENLDDCIGHLEKLGVPYVKDKTVSEYGKFAWIEDPLGRRIELWEK; encoded by the coding sequence ATGAAAATTAAAGGATTTGGCGGCGTATTTTTGAGGACTGGAAATTTGGAAGAAATTAAAAAATGGTATAGTGACGTGCTGAAGATTAATTTGGAAGAATGGAATGGAACGATTATTAAACCTGAGCCAGGCACTGAGACAATTTTTTCGTTATTTGCTGATGATGACAACTATTTCCCAGCAGAGCAGCCAGTGATGCTAAATTTTCAAGTGGAGAATTTGGATGACTGTATCGGTCATTTAGAAAAATTAGGTGTTCCTTATGTAAAGGATAAAACTGTGAGTGAATATGGGAAGTTTGCTTGGATTGAAGATCCCCTAGGGAGGCGCATTGAGCTTTGGGAGAAGTAA
- a CDS encoding HAD family hydrolase, translating to MNNKIKTIFFDAGGVLFDTPIKGDERIINLLTERGYHSAKIDLAISKAKHIKPPFITSWYEEEKYYKHFYGIIAEELGEVKLTNELLHFAHYAGHCELFSEVKEVLESLITKYELAVISNAMPSMDWIFDRLGIRKYFKTIILSANVNEEKPSKGIYYTSLNQMEATPEESIFIDDKIENVEGAEIIGMRGIHLDRRRKNLKELLSDERILYDSLMPSQK from the coding sequence TTGAATAACAAGATAAAGACAATTTTCTTTGATGCAGGTGGTGTACTTTTTGATACTCCAATTAAAGGGGATGAGAGAATAATAAATTTGTTAACCGAAAGGGGTTACCACTCAGCAAAAATTGATTTGGCAATTTCAAAGGCTAAACATATTAAACCTCCCTTTATTACCTCATGGTATGAAGAAGAAAAATACTATAAGCATTTTTATGGAATCATTGCGGAAGAACTTGGAGAAGTAAAACTAACAAATGAATTACTTCATTTTGCACATTATGCAGGCCATTGCGAGCTTTTTTCAGAAGTAAAAGAAGTGCTTGAGAGTTTAATAACAAAATATGAACTGGCTGTCATTTCGAACGCTATGCCTAGTATGGATTGGATTTTCGACAGGTTAGGTATTCGCAAATATTTTAAGACTATTATTTTATCAGCCAATGTGAATGAGGAAAAACCAAGTAAAGGTATTTATTATACTTCTCTAAATCAAATGGAAGCAACGCCAGAAGAAAGTATCTTTATAGACGATAAGATTGAAAATGTTGAAGGTGCTGAAATAATAGGTATGAGGGGTATTCATTTGGATAGAAGAAGAAAGAATTTAAAAGAATTGCTTTCCGATGAAAGGATTTTATATGATTCACTGATGCCCTCTCAGAAATGA
- a CDS encoding permease has protein sequence MFSQSFLQLNTIFISILIEALPFVLVGVIISSVLQMFVTEEMVAKIIPKNRFLSVLFATTLGALFPGCECGIVPVTRRLIAKGVPLHSAIAFMLTGPVINPIVLFSTYVAFGNSWSMVWYRGGISFLVALLVGAILSLQFKDSQLKEEFHSHHHHHGSGIWGKIKGTLQHTIDEFFSVGKFLVLGAFVAAAMQTYVKTSTLTSLGHGEYSSSIVMMALTYVLSLCSEADAFIASSFRSTFSTTALVAFLVFGPMFDIKNTLMLLGVFKKKFVMYLFLYVSILVFVLSILIVH, from the coding sequence ATGTTTAGCCAATCCTTTTTACAATTAAATACAATATTCATCAGCATCTTGATCGAGGCGCTTCCATTTGTACTTGTCGGCGTCATCATTTCAAGCGTTCTTCAAATGTTTGTCACCGAAGAAATGGTGGCCAAAATCATTCCGAAGAATCGGTTTTTATCCGTTCTGTTTGCCACGACCCTCGGTGCGCTCTTCCCGGGGTGCGAGTGCGGGATTGTCCCGGTGACAAGGAGGCTCATCGCAAAAGGTGTGCCGCTCCATTCAGCCATAGCCTTCATGTTGACTGGACCTGTCATTAACCCGATCGTTCTATTCTCAACTTATGTCGCATTCGGGAACAGCTGGAGCATGGTCTGGTACAGAGGAGGCATTTCCTTCCTTGTAGCCCTGCTTGTAGGAGCCATTCTATCCTTGCAGTTCAAGGATTCACAATTAAAGGAAGAATTCCACTCCCACCATCATCACCACGGCAGCGGCATTTGGGGTAAAATAAAAGGCACGCTGCAGCACACCATCGACGAATTCTTTTCCGTAGGGAAATTCCTCGTACTGGGCGCATTTGTCGCAGCTGCCATGCAGACGTATGTCAAAACAAGCACACTGACATCTCTCGGACATGGGGAATATTCTTCATCCATCGTCATGATGGCTTTGACGTATGTTCTCTCACTGTGTTCAGAAGCAGATGCATTTATCGCATCATCGTTCAGAAGTACGTTCTCTACGACAGCACTTGTCGCGTTTCTTGTATTCGGCCCGATGTTTGATATCAAAAATACGCTCATGCTTCTTGGCGTTTTCAAGAAAAAATTCGTTATGTACTTATTCTTATACGTGAGCATCCTGGTGTTTGTCTTATCGATCCTGATCGTACACTAA
- a CDS encoding TIGR03943 family putative permease subunit — protein sequence MLRFLVLLGFSFVFLQLHATGNISKYINMKYSYISFLTIFLLFFLTIMQLYFYWKEGSEKEKEKEQGSSCSPVDDCGCGHDHSHERKGWKYWIAFPILIFPVLTYLFLPIATLDSNIVKAKGYHFDVYNDGDPYSQHQFLEPDTSTYYGSEGYYERMNKYLKKYASKDTVKLTDANYLEAMETIYKNPGDFMGKTIQFHGFAFNDKELKKNQLFVFRFGIIHCVADSGVFGMLVEFPDDMDIKDDEWIQVKGTMTNEYFQPYKKTIPVLKVTHWEKISKPDDPYVYNNYK from the coding sequence ATGCTTCGATTTCTCGTCCTGCTCGGATTCTCATTTGTCTTTCTGCAGCTTCATGCTACAGGCAACATTTCAAAATATATCAATATGAAGTATTCCTATATATCCTTTTTGACCATTTTCTTGCTTTTCTTCCTGACCATTATGCAGCTCTACTTTTATTGGAAAGAAGGCAGTGAGAAAGAAAAGGAAAAAGAACAAGGCAGCAGCTGCAGCCCCGTCGATGACTGCGGATGCGGACACGACCACTCCCATGAAAGAAAGGGATGGAAGTATTGGATTGCTTTCCCGATTCTTATTTTCCCGGTCCTGACGTATCTGTTCCTGCCGATCGCCACGCTTGACTCGAACATCGTCAAGGCGAAAGGATACCACTTTGATGTCTACAATGACGGGGATCCCTATTCCCAGCATCAATTCCTCGAACCTGATACCAGCACCTACTACGGTTCTGAGGGCTACTATGAAAGAATGAATAAATACTTAAAGAAATATGCGAGTAAAGATACCGTGAAGCTGACAGATGCGAACTACCTGGAAGCAATGGAAACGATTTATAAAAATCCCGGCGATTTCATGGGGAAAACCATTCAATTTCACGGCTTTGCGTTCAATGACAAAGAACTGAAAAAGAATCAGCTCTTCGTCTTCCGGTTCGGCATCATCCACTGTGTCGCGGACTCCGGTGTATTCGGGATGCTCGTCGAGTTCCCAGATGACATGGACATCAAAGACGACGAATGGATCCAAGTCAAAGGAACCATGACAAACGAGTACTTCCAGCCGTACAAAAAAACCATCCCGGTCCTAAAAGTGACCCACTGGGAAAAAATCAGCAAACCCGACGATCCATACGTCTACAACAACTACAAATAG
- a CDS encoding undecaprenyldiphospho-muramoylpentapeptide beta-N-acetylglucosaminyltransferase codes for MTTKRIVFTGGGSAGHVTPNMAIINELGHEWDISYIGSKEGIEKELIEKMAIPYNGIHSGKLRRYFDLENVSDLFKVLKGCFEARQILKKLKPAVVFSKGGFVTVPVVIAAKSLGIPVYIHESDITPGLANKIAQRFSTRIFTSFKEAKQYFPDKKTKVAGSPIRKALLFGSATKGREVLGLKEPLPIITIMGGSLGAKKINEAVRESLPQITAQYQVVHLCGKNQLDPLLSNHPRYRQYEYVHDELADILAATDLVVTRGGSNAIFEFLALKIPMIIIPLGRDQSRGDQILNAKSFQDKGYSITLEENDLTNENLVKTIEKVFKDKEKFQSKMRESSNQDALQVIIQELNKMQ; via the coding sequence ATGACAACTAAAAGAATCGTGTTTACAGGTGGAGGATCTGCAGGACATGTGACTCCCAATATGGCTATCATCAATGAATTAGGTCATGAATGGGACATATCTTACATCGGGTCAAAAGAAGGCATCGAAAAAGAATTGATAGAGAAAATGGCCATTCCCTACAACGGTATACATAGCGGTAAGCTCCGGCGATATTTTGATTTAGAGAATGTCTCGGATTTGTTTAAAGTCCTTAAAGGCTGTTTTGAAGCAAGACAGATTCTAAAAAAGTTAAAGCCGGCTGTTGTCTTTTCGAAAGGGGGATTTGTAACGGTCCCTGTGGTTATTGCGGCGAAATCCCTTGGCATCCCTGTCTATATCCATGAAAGTGACATCACACCAGGATTGGCGAATAAAATTGCTCAACGATTTTCAACAAGGATCTTCACTTCTTTTAAAGAAGCAAAACAATATTTTCCCGATAAAAAAACAAAAGTAGCCGGTTCGCCCATTCGGAAGGCACTATTATTCGGATCTGCGACAAAAGGTAGAGAGGTACTCGGATTAAAAGAGCCGCTCCCCATCATTACCATTATGGGTGGAAGCTTAGGCGCTAAGAAAATTAATGAAGCCGTTCGTGAATCCCTGCCCCAAATAACTGCACAGTACCAAGTGGTTCATTTGTGCGGGAAGAATCAATTGGACCCTCTATTGTCCAATCATCCAAGGTATCGGCAATATGAATATGTCCATGACGAACTGGCAGATATTTTAGCAGCAACAGATCTAGTCGTTACAAGAGGAGGCTCAAATGCCATCTTTGAATTTTTGGCCTTGAAAATTCCTATGATCATCATTCCGCTCGGCCGGGATCAAAGCAGGGGTGATCAAATCTTAAATGCGAAATCCTTTCAAGATAAAGGATATTCCATCACCCTTGAAGAAAATGACCTTACTAATGAAAATTTGGTGAAAACGATTGAGAAGGTGTTTAAGGATAAAGAGAAATTCCAGTCTAAGATGAGGGAATCAAGTAATCAAGATGCGCTGCAGGTAATTATTCAGGAATTGAACAAAATGCAATGA
- a CDS encoding cell division protein FtsK — protein sequence MIQGNYQFYKKLIYFLNRLKLVFYQYDDEGFSVEEKEYIGKIKRVNPYGLFVLIFGGISFAFGPRFVFFPMLTLTIAILTIGNIDKEKEDNPWTFILGIILSFIGLYMYIAGAGHNLTL from the coding sequence ATGATTCAGGGAAATTATCAATTTTATAAAAAATTAATTTACTTTTTAAATAGACTCAAGCTGGTATTTTATCAATACGACGATGAAGGTTTTTCCGTTGAGGAGAAAGAATATATCGGAAAAATAAAGAGAGTAAATCCATACGGACTTTTTGTGCTTATTTTTGGGGGCATTTCTTTCGCATTTGGGCCACGATTTGTTTTTTTCCCTATGCTAACTTTGACAATTGCAATACTTACAATTGGAAATATTGATAAAGAAAAAGAAGATAACCCATGGACATTTATTTTGGGGATTATTTTATCTTTCATCGGATTATATATGTACATTGCTGGGGCGGGTCATAATCTCACTTTATAA
- a CDS encoding amidohydrolase family protein, protein MKNNKPIVLLNANVIDVKKGNIFKGTVYIEKGIISEINNRCLSIEDFDNEITLIEAENKWVMPGLIDMHVHIKDGFAPLFTAAGITTVRNTGGNVMELDKLRSAPGDAPTPSVFSADRVIDGPPGLWGETSPWNINIEEDDAARTEVKRQVNAGADFIKVYGWLPNNIMKVVVEEAKRYGKEVSCDLIHSKEVNAIEAGALGIRWNEHASGIIQAMYPEWSMSAKQDIWNEIIWQKPDYEKIKAVCSELIQYGVVICPTMTLFDQMAHLHDYWKPENDVIEKIYENTSLINQWKGLAQYEAALTQMGIQAKINKEIAKAYFDMGGTVVAGTDTPAGVWTFPGMALHKELELFVEAGFSELDAIRAATCVAAEAMNQSDIGHIEVGRAADLVILNSNPLDNIQNTKDIDFIIKGGKVYTQKEIFESIPTEADNQQNLEEFIERFNGTVSVV, encoded by the coding sequence TTGAAAAACAATAAACCTATCGTTTTATTGAATGCAAATGTAATAGACGTGAAAAAAGGGAACATATTTAAGGGAACGGTTTACATAGAAAAAGGAATCATTTCAGAAATTAATAATAGATGTCTTTCAATAGAAGATTTCGACAATGAAATTACGTTGATAGAAGCAGAGAATAAATGGGTTATGCCTGGACTGATAGATATGCATGTGCATATTAAAGATGGATTTGCCCCTTTATTCACAGCAGCAGGTATTACGACAGTGCGAAATACTGGTGGGAATGTGATGGAGCTGGATAAGCTGCGATCGGCACCTGGGGATGCACCTACGCCAAGTGTTTTTTCAGCAGACCGAGTGATCGATGGACCTCCAGGATTATGGGGAGAAACGAGTCCTTGGAACATAAATATTGAGGAAGATGATGCTGCCCGTACAGAAGTCAAACGTCAAGTAAATGCCGGCGCAGATTTTATTAAAGTATATGGCTGGCTCCCTAACAACATCATGAAAGTTGTTGTAGAAGAGGCTAAAAGGTATGGGAAAGAGGTAAGCTGCGATCTGATCCATTCTAAAGAAGTCAACGCCATTGAAGCGGGAGCACTTGGCATCCGATGGAATGAACATGCCTCCGGGATCATTCAGGCGATGTATCCGGAGTGGAGCATGAGTGCAAAACAAGATATCTGGAATGAAATCATCTGGCAAAAACCTGATTATGAAAAAATAAAAGCAGTATGTTCGGAGCTGATTCAATATGGAGTAGTAATTTGTCCTACTATGACTCTATTTGATCAGATGGCCCATCTTCATGACTATTGGAAGCCAGAAAACGATGTGATAGAGAAAATATATGAAAATACTAGTCTTATCAATCAATGGAAAGGGTTGGCGCAATATGAGGCTGCTCTGACTCAAATGGGAATCCAAGCGAAAATCAACAAGGAAATTGCCAAGGCTTATTTTGACATGGGAGGAACTGTGGTTGCAGGGACAGATACGCCTGCAGGTGTCTGGACTTTCCCTGGGATGGCGCTTCACAAGGAACTGGAACTATTCGTAGAAGCGGGGTTCAGTGAATTGGACGCTATCAGGGCAGCAACTTGTGTTGCCGCAGAAGCGATGAACCAATCAGACATTGGCCATATTGAAGTGGGAAGAGCCGCGGATCTTGTCATCCTGAATAGCAATCCGTTAGACAACATCCAGAATACGAAGGATATTGATTTTATAATTAAGGGTGGAAAAGTCTACACGCAAAAAGAAATATTTGAAAGCATCCCTACTGAGGCAGATAATCAGCAAAACCTTGAAGAATTTATTGAAAGGTTTAATGGAACGGTGTCTGTTGTTTAG
- a CDS encoding S66 family peptidase, with the protein MLKANVLKRGDTVGIITPSAPAPVLFKERYRRGIKQLENMGLKVIEGSCSKEIQSYRSSSIRARAEEINELIYNDDVKAIISTIGGSNSNSLLPYIDYGYLIKKPKIIMGYSDVTALLLGIYTKTGLATFYGPAVVPSFGEFHEMLPKGKEFFENIVMLKKRAPYELEVPSEWTEEMIDWNSQDREKKMVLNEGWKTIRGGNSTGVLIGGNLNTMSGFIGSEYFPRLKGAILFIEDSFKDMAIQERSLSMLKVNGIFDEIAGLIIGKHEHFNDLDSPFTFEELLIEVIGEINIPILANVDIGHTFPSHVFPIGIKATLDATKGTITFLEDGVEG; encoded by the coding sequence ATGTTGAAAGCGAATGTTTTGAAAAGGGGAGACACTGTTGGAATCATCACGCCGTCGGCTCCCGCTCCAGTTCTTTTTAAGGAAAGATACCGGAGAGGAATAAAACAATTAGAGAATATGGGGTTGAAAGTTATCGAGGGTTCCTGCTCAAAAGAAATACAATCCTATCGTTCGAGTTCCATTAGAGCAAGAGCAGAAGAAATCAATGAGTTGATCTATAACGATGATGTCAAAGCAATTATCAGTACAATCGGAGGATCAAATTCGAATTCGCTGCTGCCTTATATTGACTACGGTTATTTAATTAAGAAGCCCAAAATCATCATGGGATATAGTGATGTAACAGCTTTGTTATTAGGGATCTACACCAAAACAGGATTAGCCACTTTTTATGGCCCAGCTGTTGTTCCCTCTTTTGGAGAATTTCATGAAATGCTGCCAAAGGGGAAAGAGTTTTTTGAAAACATTGTGATGTTAAAAAAGAGAGCTCCATATGAGTTGGAAGTACCTTCTGAATGGACAGAGGAAATGATTGATTGGAATTCCCAGGATAGAGAAAAGAAGATGGTACTTAATGAAGGATGGAAAACGATTCGCGGCGGAAACTCTACGGGTGTGTTGATTGGCGGAAATTTAAATACTATGTCCGGATTCATTGGGTCAGAATATTTTCCGAGATTAAAAGGAGCCATCCTGTTTATCGAAGATTCATTTAAAGACATGGCAATTCAGGAGCGTTCCCTGAGTATGCTGAAAGTGAATGGCATTTTTGATGAGATTGCCGGCTTGATCATTGGTAAGCACGAGCACTTCAATGATTTGGATTCGCCTTTTACGTTTGAGGAATTGCTCATCGAAGTAATTGGGGAGATCAATATCCCTATCCTTGCAAATGTAGATATTGGTCACACTTTTCCTTCGCATGTTTTTCCGATTGGGATTAAAGCAACCCTTGACGCCACCAAAGGCACCATTACATTTTTGGAGGATGGTGTGGAAGGGTAA